In a single window of the Larimichthys crocea isolate SSNF chromosome XVII, L_crocea_2.0, whole genome shotgun sequence genome:
- the LOC104931926 gene encoding guanine nucleotide-binding protein subunit beta-4 has protein sequence MSELEQLRQEAEQLRNQIRDARKACSDSTLSQITAGLDSVGRIQMRTRRTLRGHLAKIYAMHWGSDSRLLVSASQDGKLIIWDSYTTNKMHAIPLRSSWVMTCAYAPSGNYVACGGLDNICSIYSLKTREGNVRVTRELPGHTGYLSCCRFLDDNQILTSSGDTTCALWDIETGQQATTFTGHTGDVMSLSLSPDYKCFVSGACDATSKLWDIRDGMCKQSFTGHVSDINAVTFFPNGNAFGTGSDDATCRLFDLRADQELMMYSHDNIICGITSVAFSKSGRLLLAGYDDFNCNVWDTLKGERAGVLAGHDNRVSCLGVTEDGMAVATGSWDSFLRIWN, from the exons ATGAGCGAGCTGGAACAGTTGCGGCAGGAAGCCGAGCAACTACGCAATCAGATCCGG GATGCCAGGAAAGCCTGCAGTGACTCCACTCTGTCTCAG ATCACAGCTGGTCTGGACTCAGTGGGCCGGATACAGATGCGGACGCGACGCACTCTCAGGGGCCACCTGGCCAAGATCTATGCAATGCACTGGGGGAGCGACTCCAG GTTACTTGTCAGTGCCTCGCAAGATGGAAAGTTAATCATCTGGGACAGCTACACAACAAATAAG ATGCATGCCATCCCGCTGCGCTCTTCCTGGGTGATGACATGCGCCTACGCCCCCTCTGGGAACTATGTGGCCTGCGGAGGCCTGGACAACATCTGCTCCATATACAGCCTGAAGACCCGCGAGGGGAACGTGCGCGTCACCCGAGAGCTACCCGGACACACAG GTTACTTGTCCTGCTGTCGTTTCTTGGATGACAACCAGATACTGACCAGCTCTGGAGACACCACCTG tgcattgtgggacatAGAGACAGGTCAGCAGGCCACCACTTTCACTGGCCACACAGGGGACGTGATGAGTTTGTCTCTAAGCCCCGACTACAAGTGCTTTGTGTCAGGAGCCTGTGACGCCACCTCCAAGCTGTGGGACATCCGTGATGGCATGTGCAAGCAATCCTTCACCGGCCATGTGTCTGACATCAACGCTGTCACC TTTTTCCCCAATGGGAATGCATTTGGCACAGGCTCAGATGATGCCACCTGCAGGCTGTTTGACCTGCGTGCCGACCAGGAGCTGATGATGTACAGCCATGACAACATCATCTGCGGCATCACCTCTGTGGCTTTCTCCAAGAGTGGCCGACTGCTCCTGGCCGGCTATGATGACTTCAACTGCAACGTCTGGGACACTCTGAAAGGCGAGCGTGCAG GTGTTCTAGCGGGCCATGACAACAGAGTGAGCTGCTTAGGAGTGACAGAAGACGGCATGGCTGTGGCCACCGGCTCCTGGGACAGTTTCCTCCGGATCTGGAACTAA